The nucleotide window GTAGTCGGCCGCCTTCGATGGAAGGGGAAACTCCTGCTGCAGGTCCTGCCGCGCCTGATGCAGGATGGCCTGGTGCGCCGTCATGCCGGAGGGAAGCACGCGCAGCAGGAACTCTGTTTGCCAGGCGGCCACGCGCGGTTCGATCGCCGCGGACGCGAATCCGTGCTCCAGGTACCAGACCAGCAGTCTTGCCCGGTCCGCCGGCCGGGCGATGTCGACCTTGAGGTCGGTACGGCGCAATGCCGTGAGCACCATCAGCCAGGAGAGCGCGTTGCCGGCATCGAGTTCGGGTAATTTCCCGGGAGGGAAGGCCGGCTTGTCGAGCGCATCGCGGAACGGGGTGCATTCCTTCAGCAGCGCGTACTCCTTCAGGCCATGGCAGGCGCACCAGGACAGGAAATCGATCCGGTTCGCCAGTGTATCGAGCGGATACAGTGCCTGCAGGTCGCGATCGCGGATTTGCCAGACCAGCAGCATCGCGCCATAGATCGGCACCGGCAACCCCTGGGACAAGGCATCGATCGGCTGGAAATACGCGGCCAGTGACGACCGCCCCGCGTTTCCCGCAACGCGTTCCAGGACCACCCTGTTCAGGTGCCGGATGATTTCCCGCTCGCGCGCAAGCCTGCTGTTGGCTGTCATGGATGTCGGTCGGTGGAATCCAGGTCAGAGGGATCCGGTCAGAGGGATCCGGTGCGTGGCAGCCGCTGTCTCGGCGGGATTGCCAGTCCCCCGAAAGCATGGCTGTTGGCGTCGAGGTTGAGGGCAGGGTGGTAGGCCGGATCCCGCACGATGACATGGCCCCACCTGCGCCGGAACTCGTTGACTTCGCGCTGCGCGCGCGCCTTCTTCTGCGGCGTGTCCTCATGGCCGCGGCTGGCCGATTCGGCATGCAGCAACCTCGCGAACGGTGTCCAGACGATGGCCTTGCCTTTCGCCCGCAGCTTGAGGCACAGGTCCACATCGTTGAACGCTACCGGGAAAGCCTGCGCATCCATGCCGCCCACGTCGAGGTAGTCCTGCCGGCGCAGGAACAGGCAGGCGGCGGTGCACGCGCTCACCCGCAGCGGCAACTGGTTGCGGCCGTGGTCGCCCCAGTCGCCATCGGCCAGCAGGTTGCCGAAGTGCCCCGCCACGTTGCCGATGCCCAGCAGCACGCCGCCGTGCTGGACCATGCCGTTGGGCCACAGCAGCTTGGCGCCCACCGCGCCGATGCCCGGGCGGCACAATTGCGCAACGATCTCGTCCAGCCATCCATCATGCAGCGCCTCGATATCGTTGTTGATCAGGCCGACGATATCGCCACGCGCCAGCGCGACCGCCCGGTTGTTCAAGTCCGCGTAATTGAACGGTCCCGGCATCGGCAGGATCCGTACCCCTTCCGCTGCCAGCTCGGCAAACAGGGCAAGCGTCGCGGCTTCCGCGGAGCCATTGTCGATGACGACGATGTCCAGTTTCGGCCATGCGGTGAAGCGCCGGATACTGTCGATGCAGCGCTTCAGCAAATCCGCGCGGTCGCGCGTTGGGATCACCAGGCTGACCGTCAGGTCTTGCCATCCGGCCGGCAAGCTTGCCTGTACGCGGCGGGCGGCATGGGCCAGGCCCGCCGGCACGCGCTCGAGCGCCTTCAGCTGCAAGCCGGGTTCGAGCATCCGCGCCGCCCGATCGGCGGCCCGCGCCCGCTGGCCACGCTCCTCGTCCGTCAACGGGCTGTTCATGCGGTACAGCACGCGTGGCACATGCACGATTGCCTGTTCACCCAGGGCCCCGGCGGCGGCCAGCGCCGACCAGGCGAATTCGGCTTGATCATCCGGTGGTTCCAGGTGTGACAGGAGCGCGCCGCGGACCAGCAGCAGCTCCAGCGGGTAATCGGTCGCCAGCGCATAGTCGGCATTCCACGCCGGCTTGAACCATGGGCGGCTGTCCTGTTCGCTGTCCGTGTAGACCAGTTGCGCATCCCCGAGCGCGAAGCCTTCCAGCGCATGGACGAGTGCCTGGGCAGGCAGCGTATCGCCGGCGCGCACGCAGCCGATGACGTCGCAGCCGGCAGCCATGGCGCTGGCCAGCAAGGCGGGAAAAGGCCGGGAGGAGAAGGCCTGGACGATCACGCCCTGGCCTTGCAGGCTGGCCGCGGTGCGGGCGATGACACCTTCATCCGCCGTTCCAGTGATCAGGATGGCGGCCTTGAGCGAGACAGGAGGGCGTGGTTCGAGCCCGGCAGTTGCACCATCGAAGCGGGTCGACCATTCCGGCCACGCCCGCAGCGGCACGCTGCGTGGCACCAGCCGTTCATACATGGTGGCCACTTCCAGCATCAGCTTGTCACTGCCGGCCGGCAGCAGGGCCGCCATGCCGCCGGGCACGCAGCAGACGAATGCCGGGCTGCCGTTCAGCGCTTGCCCGCTGTCATTGACCACACGGATTTCACGCGTCTTGCCGTCGGCCAGCGACAGGGGCAGTGCGAGCTCGAAGCCGTGCGGCCCCTCGACATGTCCACGCATCGATGGGAGCACGATGTCGGCGACGGCTTGCGCGACCACGTTGTGGCCGTCCAGGGCACGCACGGTGACGGCGCGGCGCGGATCGGCGGGATCGATTGCCCAGCCAGACAGGCGCAGTCCGCCATCATAGACAACGGAACTCAGCGCGGTGACCGGCGCCGACCGCGTGTTATCCAGTGCCAGGGCACCGGCCAGCACGGCATCGGTATTCGCGATTCGCGCAGTGAGTACGCCACGCGCGCCGGATGGTAGTTCGCCCAGGTCGGCGACGAAGCCATGGCAGACGTCGGCGCCCCCGTCGGGGACGTGCCCGTCGGGGACGCCCAGCATGTCCGCCAGGTCGGGGCGGGCGGCATCGGCAGCGGCGAACGCGCAAGGCATGCCATCCAGGCATATCTCGACGACCACCCGGGAATCCGGGCGCTCCCGGTCGAACGCCCAGCCGAACAGCAAGCGTTCATGCAGGCCTTCGATCGCGCCATGCCAGCGCTCATTGCAGGAGACGGCGGGAATCTGCTCGGGGGAAAGGAAGTCGGCGTTCATCAATGTTCCGTATCTGCTCAGTCAGGCGGCTTGCGGTGCGGCGTCCAGCGCCGCCAGCCAGGCAATGGGATCGAAATGCTCATCGAGCAGCACGGCACGCATCTTCGGCGGCAACCCGGCCGGGTCGTCGGTCAGCACGGCGCGGCAACCGGCGATCTGGATCACGCGCAGGTCGTCGAGCAGCCGCAGCGCATCGCCTTCGCCCGAGGGCACGTGATCCACTACCCCGGTGCGCCAGAGCGCCTCGCTGCCATCGCCGATGACGAGCAGGCGCAATCCCAGCGCGGGCCGGCTGGCGATGGCGCGGGCCAGCGCCAGCACGCGATGCGCGCCCTTGCCGGTCATGTCGTGCCGCCACACCGCGACCCGGCGGCAGGAGGCGCGCAGCGCCGGCAGCACCGCCGGCAAGGGCCGCCTGGCAACGATGTCCGGCAGGGCGGCACCGGGTTCCGCCCCTTCCGCCTTGCGCAGCCATCCGGCCGCGCGCGATGTGGCCAGTGCAGCGCGCAGCGCCGCGCGTGCCGTGGCCAGCGGATCGTCGCGCCGGAACGCCGTGTGTTCCGCATAGTAGGTGGGGTAGCGCGCTTCCACCACGCTGCGGTTCTGCGCCACCCGCAAGGTTTTCTCGGCACGGAACGATACCGTCCCGGCATGCGCTACGAACACGCGGGGCACGTGAAGGTGGCGCCAGCCGGCCGCACGGGCGCGCATGCACCAGTCCACTTCTTCGCCATAGCCGCGCACCAGCGCCGTGCCATCGAGCATGCCGACGGTGTCCAGCACGGTGCGCCGGATCAGCATCGTGAAGCCGCAGCAGGATGGCAGTTCGACATCGGCCGCGGCGGTGGCGGCGGCGGCATCGTCCAGCGCCGCCAGTTCGCGCTGGTCCGGCGCCGGTGCGGCCTGGCTCATCGCGGGGAAGCTGCTGATCTCGCCATTGTTGGTCCAGGGCGTCACCGCGGCGATGCCGGGCTGCGCGTACAGGGCGCGCGACAGGCGGTCGATCCAGTCGCCATGCACCTGTGTGTCCGCATTCAGCAGCAGCACGTCGTGATCGGGGAATTCGCGCATGCCCCGGTTGGTCGTTTCGATGAATCCCAGGTTGCAGGCATTGCGCAGCAGCGTGATGCGGCCGGCGGCGGCCTGCTTGTCGAGCCACGCCGACACGGCCGGCTCGGGGCTGGCGTCGTCCACCACCACCACGCGGGCAGGCGTGGCGTTTTCCTTCAGGCTGGCCAGCACGCTGTTCAGGCAGGCCTGCACCAGGGCCAGTTCGCGGTACACGGGAATCACGATCGATACGGAGCGGGGCTGTTCGGTAGCGTCGGCCAGCGCGCGAGACTGGATGGCCGGCGCCGCGTAGAACGCCAGCGGCGAGCCCGGCAGCAGTTGCCGTTTGCCGTCGGGCTGCACGAGCGTCACGGACCAGACAGCGCCCGGAGCGGGGCAGGCCAGCCGGAAGCGGCTGCCATCGGCGGGCACGTCGAACTGGAACTGCCGGGTTTCATCCGACAGCAGCAGAGTGGCACGCGGCGTGGGCGCGCCCGCCGGCACGCTGCAGAACACCATGCCTTCGATCGCATCGCCCTCGCGCCAGCAGGCCCCGGTGTGGGCGACGCCGGCCTTGCGCAGCAGCGCCAGCAGGCTGGCATGCCGGCCAGTGCGGCAGCGCGCGGGCAGGAAGGCCGGCCCCAGGCTGGCGATGTCGGCCTGGCCGCCATCCTGCAGCCAGCTCTGCAGCATCGCATCCTGGAGCATGGGATTGCAGGCGTCCGCCTTCCAGGCCGCGTGCCAGGCGCGCGCGGCCATGAAGGGATAGGCGGTCTGCAGGACTTTCGCGCGCAGGATGGCGGGAATGCTCTTGCCCGGCATGCGCCGGCAGACATACTCCGCGGCCACCAGGGCATCGGCATGGTTGCCCTTGGCGAACGCCTCCAGGGCGCGGCCCAGCAGGGCATCGGACCGCAGGCGGGGCAGGCAATGGGCCAGAGCCGAAGGGGTTAATGCTGAATGGGCCAAAGCTGATGGGGCCAAAGCTGATGGGGCCAAAGCTGATGGGGCCAAAGCTGAAGGGGCCAAAGCTGAAGGGGCCAGGGCCGGGTCGTCGACGCCACTCGTCATGGGCGGCATGGCTGAGCAGTATTCAGGCTGGCCAGGGCTGGCGCGCAGCCCTTTGTCGGCCTCGTGGTGCAGGCATTCACGGGAACGATCATCCGAAAATCGTCATTCGAGTATAAATCCGAACACTGCACCATCAAGGCTCATTTCCCTGGCTGACGTCGCGATGACATTATGCGGCTGATGTGGCCACTGATTTCTTGAAAATCAGCGGCAGGAACGACCCGCTCGCGCAGCCGGCACGATGCGGGTCGATTCGGTGTTCGCACACCGGAGTCCAACTGCGCTCGCGCCCGGTCTCGCCACCGGCCGCGAACCTCCAGCGTGCCATAGTTTCAACTGTCGGGTAGGGACGATTGCCTTGCCTGATGAGCAGGATGTTGCAAATTCGCTACTAATTGCCCAGACTCAAGCCGAACCAGCCCCCCGCTGGCCATTGTCGAGCCGTCAACCAGCTGGCCGGCGGCGGCGAATTGCCCTTCAAAACCCCCGCTGTTCGCCCCTTCGACCGGCGGCGCCATGCCCGACAATGCAAGCTCGGAAACCCGGCACGGTCGAGCAGGGGCCGCGGCACACGATCAGGCAGCAGGACCAGGCAAGCTCAGGCAAAGATTAGGCAGAAGACATGGCAGAAGACAGCGACGCCGAAAAGACAGAACCCGCGTCAGAGAGGCGCCTCCAGAAGGCGCGTGAAGAAGGCGATGTTCCCCGCTCGCGCGAAGTGGCGACGTTTACCGTGCTGATGGCGGGCGGTGCCGGCCTGTACATCTTCGGTTCGACGATGGCGCGCCAGCTGTCGGCCACGCTGGCCTCGGGCCTGCGGCTGACGCGCGAACAGGCGTTCGACATGGACGTGCTGGGCCACCGCATCCTGGCCGACGTGGTGCAGGTGCTGATCACGTTCCTGCCGCTGGGCCTGGCAGTGATGCTGGTGGCGATCGCCTCGCCGGTGCTGGTGGGCGGCTGGCTGTTTACCGCCAAGGGCTTCATGCCCAAGTTCAGCAAGCTCAATCCCATCAACGGCATCACCAACATGGTGTCGAAGAACGCGCTGGTGGAACTGGTCAAGGCCATTATCAAGACCATCATCGTCGGCGCCGTGGCCTACATGGTCGTGATGCGCTACAAGGATGCCATCTTCGGCCTGCCGGCCGAGCCGGCCAACGAGGGCTATGCCCACATGCTCGACATGCTGGCGATGAGCTTCCTGATCCTGGTCGGCTCGCTGGGCTTCATCGCCATGATCGACGCGCCGTACCAGATGTGGCATTACTCGAACAAGATGAAGATGACGCGGCAGGAAATGATCCAGGAATCGAAGGAATCGGACGGCAACCCGCAGATCAAGGGCAAGATCCGCCAGATGCAGCGCGAGATGGCGCGGCGCCGCATGATGCAGGATGTGCCGACCGCGGACGTGGTAGTCACCAACCCGACCCACTATGCGGTGGCGCTGAAATACGCCGACGGCTCGAAGGGCGCGCCGAAGGTGGTGGCGAAGGGCGCCGACGCGGTGGCCGCGAAGATCCGCGAACTGGCCAAGGAACACAAGGTGGCGATCCTGGAAGCGCCGGCGCTGGCCCGTGCGCTGCACAAGCACACCGAGATCGGCGACGAGATTCCCCAGCGGCTGTATGCCGCCGTGGCCGAGGTGCTGGCTTACGTGTACCAGCTGCGCGCCTACCGGCCGGGCGGCCGCTATCCGGACCGCCCCACCAGGCTCGACGTGCCGGCGGACATGGATCCGAATACCGCGCCACCGAAACCGTAATTATCCAAACTGCAACAATCGAGGAAGAACCCGATGCAAGCGCTCAAGATGCCCGCCTGGACCAACACCATCACTGGTGGCAAGCCGCAGACGCTGGCCGCGCCGGTCCTGATCATCATGCTGCTGGCCATGATGATCCTGCCGCTGCCGGCGTTCATCCTCGACCTGTTCTTCAGCTTCAACATCGCCATTTCCGTGATCGTGCTGCTGACCGCGCTGTACACGGTCAAGCCGCTCGACTTCATGGCCTTCCCGATCGTGCTGCTGCTGACCACCATGCTGCGCCTGGCGCTGAACGTGGCGTCGACCCGTATCGTGCTGACCGAAGGCCATACCGGGCCGGACGCGGCCGGCAAGGTGGTCGAGGCGTTCGGCCACTTCCTGATCGGCGGGAACTACACGGTCGGTATCGTGGTGTTCATCATCCTGACCATCATCAACTTTGTCGTGGTTACCAAGGGTGCCGGCCGGATCGCCGAGGTGGGTGCCCGCTTCGCTCTCGATGCCATGCCCGGCAAGCAGATGGCGATCGACGCCGACCTGAACGCCGGCCTGATCGGCGAGGCGGATGCCAAGCAGCGCCGCGCCGAAGTGTCGATGGAAGCGGAATTCTATGGCGCGATGGACGGTGCGTCGAAGTATGTGCGGGGCGATGCCGTCGCCGGCATCCTGGTCACCGTCATCAACATCGTCGGCGGGCTGCTGGTGGGCCTGATCATGCACGACATGGCCTTCGGCGACGCGGTGCGCACCTACACGCTGCTGGCCATCGGCGATGGCCTGGTGGCGCAGATCCCGTCGCTGATCATCTCGCTGGCGGCCGGTGCCGTCGTGTCGCGCGTGGCATCGGAAAAGGACATCGGCTCGCAGCTGGTCGGCCAGCTGTTCGCCAAGCCCCAGGTCATGTACATCACCGCCGCCATCATCGGCGGCCTGGGCCTGATTCCCGGCATGCCGAACCTGGTGTTCCTGCTGCTGGGCGCGGCGCTGGCCGGTGGCGGCTACCTGCTGGCCAAGCGGGACAAGGAAGCCGGCGCGGGCGGCGCCGCGGCCGGTCCGGCCGGCGGTGGCGGTGGCGCGGCGGCCGGTACCGGTGCGGCGGCCGGAGGCGCGGCCGCGGGCGGGCAGGGCGGCGCGGCGGCCGAGAACGAGGAGGCCACCTGGAGCGACGTGATGGCTGTCGATACCCTCGGGCTGGAAGTGGGCTACCGCCTGATTCCGCTGGTGGACAAGGCGCAGAGCGGCGAACTGCTCAAGCGCATCAAGGGCATCCGCAAGAAGTTCGCCCAGGAAGTGGGTTTCCTGGCGCCGCCGGTGCACATCCGCGACAACCTGGAACTGAAGCCGTCCGCCTACCGCATCACGCTCAAGGGCGTGGAAGTGGGCACCGGCGAAGCGTTCAACGGCCAGTACCTGGCGATCAACCCGGGCATGGCGAGCGGCGCGCTGCCGGGCCTGGCGACCACCGATCCCGCCTTCGGCCTGCCCGCCGTGTGGATCGACGCCAGCCTGCGCGACCAGGCCCAGGGCATGGGCTACACGGTGGTGGATGCCGGCACCGTGGTCGCCACGCACCTGAACCACCTGATCACGTCGCATGCTTCCGAACTGCTGGGCCGCGGCGAAGTGCAGGCCCTGCTCGACCACCTGGGCAAGGAAGCGCCGAAGCTGACCGAAGACCTGGTGCCGAAGACGATTTCGCTGTCGGCACTGCAAAAGGTGCTGCAGAACCTGCTGTCCGAGGGCGTGCACATCCGCGACATGCGTTCCATCATCGAAGCGCTGGCCGAACACACCGCTCATACGCAGGACCCGAACGAATTGACCGCCCTGGTGCGGATCGCGCTGGGCCGCGCCATCGTGCAGCAACTGTTCCCAGGCAATGGCGAACTGTCCGTGATGACGCTCGATAACCGCCTGGAACGCCTGCTGATGCAGGCGCTGGCCCAGGGCGGCGCCGATGGCGCCGGCATCGAGCCCGGCCTGGCTGACACGATCGCCCACCAGGCCGCGCAGGCCGCCGCGCAGCAGGAAGCCTTGGGCGTCAATCCCGTGCTGCTCGTGCCTGGCCCGCTGCGGCCGCTGCTGTCGCGCTTCCTGCGGCGCGCGCTGCCCCAGCTGAAGGTGCTGTCGCATGCCGAAATCCCGGAATCGAAGACGATCCGGGTGACGGCGCTGGTGGGGAATACCTGAAGCCGCTGATGGCTTAGAAGGACTGGTCTGTTATCGCATGCATACCCCAACGGCAGAGGCTGGGGTCAGACCCGCCGGGTCTGACCCCGGGGTTTGCTCTTGGGGT belongs to Pseudoduganella albidiflava and includes:
- the flhB gene encoding flagellar biosynthesis protein FlhB, which produces MAEDSDAEKTEPASERRLQKAREEGDVPRSREVATFTVLMAGGAGLYIFGSTMARQLSATLASGLRLTREQAFDMDVLGHRILADVVQVLITFLPLGLAVMLVAIASPVLVGGWLFTAKGFMPKFSKLNPINGITNMVSKNALVELVKAIIKTIIVGAVAYMVVMRYKDAIFGLPAEPANEGYAHMLDMLAMSFLILVGSLGFIAMIDAPYQMWHYSNKMKMTRQEMIQESKESDGNPQIKGKIRQMQREMARRRMMQDVPTADVVVTNPTHYAVALKYADGSKGAPKVVAKGADAVAAKIRELAKEHKVAILEAPALARALHKHTEIGDEIPQRLYAAVAEVLAYVYQLRAYRPGGRYPDRPTRLDVPADMDPNTAPPKP
- a CDS encoding glycosyltransferase family 2 protein; translation: MNADFLSPEQIPAVSCNERWHGAIEGLHERLLFGWAFDRERPDSRVVVEICLDGMPCAFAAADAARPDLADMLGVPDGHVPDGGADVCHGFVADLGELPSGARGVLTARIANTDAVLAGALALDNTRSAPVTALSSVVYDGGLRLSGWAIDPADPRRAVTVRALDGHNVVAQAVADIVLPSMRGHVEGPHGFELALPLSLADGKTREIRVVNDSGQALNGSPAFVCCVPGGMAALLPAGSDKLMLEVATMYERLVPRSVPLRAWPEWSTRFDGATAGLEPRPPVSLKAAILITGTADEGVIARTAASLQGQGVIVQAFSSRPFPALLASAMAAGCDVIGCVRAGDTLPAQALVHALEGFALGDAQLVYTDSEQDSRPWFKPAWNADYALATDYPLELLLVRGALLSHLEPPDDQAEFAWSALAAAGALGEQAIVHVPRVLYRMNSPLTDEERGQRARAADRAARMLEPGLQLKALERVPAGLAHAARRVQASLPAGWQDLTVSLVIPTRDRADLLKRCIDSIRRFTAWPKLDIVVIDNGSAEAATLALFAELAAEGVRILPMPGPFNYADLNNRAVALARGDIVGLINNDIEALHDGWLDEIVAQLCRPGIGAVGAKLLWPNGMVQHGGVLLGIGNVAGHFGNLLADGDWGDHGRNQLPLRVSACTAACLFLRRQDYLDVGGMDAQAFPVAFNDVDLCLKLRAKGKAIVWTPFARLLHAESASRGHEDTPQKKARAQREVNEFRRRWGHVIVRDPAYHPALNLDANSHAFGGLAIPPRQRLPRTGSL
- the flhA gene encoding flagellar biosynthesis protein FlhA, with the protein product MQALKMPAWTNTITGGKPQTLAAPVLIIMLLAMMILPLPAFILDLFFSFNIAISVIVLLTALYTVKPLDFMAFPIVLLLTTMLRLALNVASTRIVLTEGHTGPDAAGKVVEAFGHFLIGGNYTVGIVVFIILTIINFVVVTKGAGRIAEVGARFALDAMPGKQMAIDADLNAGLIGEADAKQRRAEVSMEAEFYGAMDGASKYVRGDAVAGILVTVINIVGGLLVGLIMHDMAFGDAVRTYTLLAIGDGLVAQIPSLIISLAAGAVVSRVASEKDIGSQLVGQLFAKPQVMYITAAIIGGLGLIPGMPNLVFLLLGAALAGGGYLLAKRDKEAGAGGAAAGPAGGGGGAAAGTGAAAGGAAAGGQGGAAAENEEATWSDVMAVDTLGLEVGYRLIPLVDKAQSGELLKRIKGIRKKFAQEVGFLAPPVHIRDNLELKPSAYRITLKGVEVGTGEAFNGQYLAINPGMASGALPGLATTDPAFGLPAVWIDASLRDQAQGMGYTVVDAGTVVATHLNHLITSHASELLGRGEVQALLDHLGKEAPKLTEDLVPKTISLSALQKVLQNLLSEGVHIRDMRSIIEALAEHTAHTQDPNELTALVRIALGRAIVQQLFPGNGELSVMTLDNRLERLLMQALAQGGADGAGIEPGLADTIAHQAAQAAAQQEALGVNPVLLVPGPLRPLLSRFLRRALPQLKVLSHAEIPESKTIRVTALVGNT
- a CDS encoding glycosyltransferase family 2 protein; the protein is MAHSALTPSALAHCLPRLRSDALLGRALEAFAKGNHADALVAAEYVCRRMPGKSIPAILRAKVLQTAYPFMAARAWHAAWKADACNPMLQDAMLQSWLQDGGQADIASLGPAFLPARCRTGRHASLLALLRKAGVAHTGACWREGDAIEGMVFCSVPAGAPTPRATLLLSDETRQFQFDVPADGSRFRLACPAPGAVWSVTLVQPDGKRQLLPGSPLAFYAAPAIQSRALADATEQPRSVSIVIPVYRELALVQACLNSVLASLKENATPARVVVVDDASPEPAVSAWLDKQAAAGRITLLRNACNLGFIETTNRGMREFPDHDVLLLNADTQVHGDWIDRLSRALYAQPGIAAVTPWTNNGEISSFPAMSQAAPAPDQRELAALDDAAAATAAADVELPSCCGFTMLIRRTVLDTVGMLDGTALVRGYGEEVDWCMRARAAGWRHLHVPRVFVAHAGTVSFRAEKTLRVAQNRSVVEARYPTYYAEHTAFRRDDPLATARAALRAALATSRAAGWLRKAEGAEPGAALPDIVARRPLPAVLPALRASCRRVAVWRHDMTGKGAHRVLALARAIASRPALGLRLLVIGDGSEALWRTGVVDHVPSGEGDALRLLDDLRVIQIAGCRAVLTDDPAGLPPKMRAVLLDEHFDPIAWLAALDAAPQAA